In Nicotiana tabacum cultivar K326 chromosome 17, ASM71507v2, whole genome shotgun sequence, one DNA window encodes the following:
- the LOC107821610 gene encoding DNA replication ATP-dependent helicase/nuclease JHS1 isoform X3, which yields MAPKKRTSSGSTKKSSNQSQNLQHQQQSQPSKFGIQHFFERHTQNVLSQKSKPLLVPHNSNSNSFQIPQENSSVSVPETSRNDGLNLKKCDKDSAVSRDKGYKNVNKSDHIDVTERFKDRGVGDGKNKEKRVTLKMNDSGGPSQSTPTENLVTAGSGKEKNQAEITPELCKSVSVKRLKFSPGMLIKQSQDDGGDEVSWRISPVNERLHAVSKQLPEMVKVLADSSRFNSLSIQECSLKKTSPGTERKFEKRLCSPPLKALDKSLVSSNRASLRNRNTDHVMDLWETNGNLSCQSKAEVTNSQSPFQTPPSLTYGSDKPANVVNNNEFSDQLGSRQHKKALIELLDQVEDVISVEPKSKEKVAHSHDEPAKPASIVLEDVISVVPKYEEKVASHSHEEPAAIVLEDVINVEPKCEEKVASRSHDEPAKPAAILQKSAESFCARDQRKESTIYFLVLEVSEKHGQVETSGQQYSFKVLRILNEQSGEERVLHLRDEWCYSVVAPGDTIHVIGEFDSEGKCEINREKNFLIVHPDVLVSGTRVASSFSCSRRAVLDERLKSGEYSAAALIGTLLHQMFQAGLIRESPTQEFLEDYARIVLQKSLESLYACGVDENDTHKTLIEAIPKLLNWIRSFQYSEVSEGPSIDFGSEDGVKKIKVCETAMEHNAQVMLYTLLMSERYSQHIGHGLLYYLHTDHTQGITVRRSDLVGLIMRRNELANDLLKTTITQQLPPMLQSPNMCRGCRHLNVCTVYHKAYGGTTEGSGLGGVFDSLVSHLTIAHTNFLQKWDQLIDLEAKEVEVVKKEIWCSQSSKNDFYASYLSSLVLDTSERTTPTNFCKGNQFTYHFVHRDWTSLGTHQQDGDALNSYNFPMKKFESSLRNGDYVVLSTEPGGILIATGVVVDMSCSRISVSLSKRLRLPGSSRTSQAQDLHQQLWRIHKDEFMGSFAIMRFNLIQLFLQNEQSSHLRKMIVDLEVPRFDSGCQFSQDPAISYIWSEKNLNDDQRRAILKILTAKDYALILGMPGTGKTSAMVYAVKALLMRGSSILLTSYTNSAVDNLLLKLKAQGIDFIRIGRYEVVHEEVRENCLSMMDAHGLEEIKQRIDQSKVVAVTCLGITSPLLSNKRFDVCIMDEAGQTTLPVSLGPLTFASKFVLVGDHYQLPPLVQSAEARENGMAVSLFCRLSEAHPQAICALQSQYRMCAAIMALSNALIYGNRLRCGSSQVENAKIKYTTLPSGPAWMKEAMNPDRPVVFINTDLLLAFETNDRKAVNNPMEANIIAEIVRRLLSRGILEEDIGIITPYNSQVDLIRQSVSTSVEIHTIDKYQGRDKDCILLSFVRSSENPRNYVSSLLGDWHRINVALTRAKKKLIMVGSCITLSNVPLLKLLIEKVEEQGGILTVSKKDIAHKPELKRCSNLR from the exons ATGGCTCCAAAGAAAAGAACAAGTTCAGGATCAACGAAGAAATCAAGCAATCAAAGCCAGAACCTTCAGCATCAGCAGCAATCTCAGCCGTCCAAATTCGGGATCCAGCATTTCTTTGAACGCCACACCCAAAATGTCCTCTCTCAGAAATCCAAACCCCTCCTCGTTCCCCACAACTCCAATTCCAACTCATttcaaatccctcaagaaaattccAGTGTCTCAGTACCAGAAACTTCTAGAAATGATGGATTGAATTTGAAAAAGTGTGACAAGGATAGTGCGGTGTCTCGAGATAAAGGTTATAAAAATGTAAATAAATCGGATCATATTGATGTAACAGAGAGATTTAAGGATAGGGGAGTTGGGGATGgtaaaaacaaggaaaaaagagttACTTTGAAAATGAATGACTCGGGTGGTCCGTCTCAGAGTACACCTACGGAGAATCTGGTAACTGCAGGTTCAGGGAAGGAGAAAAATCAAGCAGAAATAACGCCTGAGTTATGCAAGTCCGTGTCTGTGAAGCGCTTAAAGTTTTCTCCAGGAATG CTGATCAAGCAAAGCCAGGATGATGGAGGTGATGAAGTATCATGGAGAATATCTCCAGTGAATGAACGACTTCATGCCGTGTCCAAACAACTACCAGAGATGGTAAAAGTGTTGGCGGATTCATCACGCTTCAACTCCTTAAGTATTCAAGAATGTTCGCTGAAAAAG ACGTCTCCCGGGACAGAAAGAAAGTTTGAGAAGCGGCTTTGTTCACCTCCACTGAAGGCGCTTGATAAATCATTAGTAAGCTCAAATAGGGCTAGCTTGAGAAACAGAAACACCGATCATGTAATGGATCTGTGGGAAACCAATGGAAACTTAAGCTGCCAGAGCAAAGCTGAAGTAACTAACAGTCAGAGTCCTTTTCAGACTCCACCATCTTTGACATACGGCAGCGATAAG CCTGCCAATGTGGTCAATAATAATGAATTCTCTGATCAGCTTGGTTCAAGGCAACACAAAAAG GCATTGATTGAGCTTTTAGACCAAGTAGAAGATGTAATTTCGGTTGAACCAAAATCTAAAGAGAAAGTTGCCCATAGTCATGATGAACCAGCTAAGCCAGCTTCCATTGTACTAGAAGATGTAATTTCTGTTGTACCAAAATATGAGGAGAAAGTTGCATCCCATAGTCATGAAGAGCCAGCTGCCATTGTGCTAGAAGATGTCATTAATGTTGAACCAAAATGTGAGGAGAAAGTTGCATCCCGTAGTCATGATGAACCAGCTAAGCCAGCTGCCATTTTGCAGAAATCGGCAGAAAGTTTTTGTGCACGTGACCAAAGGAAAGAGTCAACTATCTATTTTCTTGTATTGGAG GTTTCTGAGAAGCATGGACAAGTTGAAACATCTGGACAGCAGTATTCCTTCAAG GTTTTGCGTATACTGAATGAACAAAGTGGAGAAGAGCGGGTTTTGCATTTGAGGGATGAGTG GTGCTATAGTGTTGTTGCACCAGGAGATACTATTCATGTCATTGGTGAGTTTGACAGCGAAGGAAAATGTGAAATAAACCGCGAGAAGAATTTTCTCATTGTTCATCCAGATGTTTTAGTCTCTGGAACAAGG GTTGCTTCCAGTTTCAGTTGCTCAAGGCGAGCTGTGCTGGATGAGAGGTTAAAATCTGGCGAGTATTCAGCTGCAGCATTGATTGGTACATTATTGCATCAGATGTTTCAG GCTGGGCTGATCAGAGAGTCCCCTACACAAGAATTCTTGGAGGATTATGCAAGGATAGTGCTCCAGAAAAGTCTTGAGAGCCTATATGCATGTGGAG TTGATGAAAATGATACTCACAAGACATTGATTGAGGCAATTCCAAAACTGCTGAATTGGATACGTTCCTTCCAATATTCAGAG GTTTCAGAAGGCCCAAGTATTGATTTTGGAAGTGAAGACGGAGTTAAGAAGATTAAAGTATGTGAA ACAGCTATGGAACATAATGCTCAAGTGATGCTGTATACCCTTCTAATGTCAGAAAG aTACTCGCAGCATATTGGACATGGTCTCCTGTATTATCTGCACACAGATCATACGCAG GGAATTACTGTTCGAAGATCTGACTTGGTTGGCCTAATAATGCGCCGTAATGAACTTGCAAATGATCTTCTCAAGACCACTATAACTCAACAACTGCCACCAATGTTACAG AGTCCAAATATGTGCAGAGGCTGTCGACACCTCAATGTCTGTACTGTTTATCATAAG gcaTATGGTGGCACCACAGAAGGTAGCGGTTTGGGCGGTGTGTTTGATTCACTTGTTAGCCATCTAACAATTGCACAtactaattttcttcaaaaatggGATCAGTTGATTGACTTGGAGGCTAAAGAAGTTGAG GTTGTAAAGAAAGAAATTTGGTGTTCACAAAGTTCAAAGAATGACTTTTACGCTTCTTACTTATCTTCTCTTGTCCTTGATACATCAGAACGAACCACACCAACAAACTTTTGCAAAGGAAatcaatttacttatcactttgtACATCGAGATTGGACTTCCTTGGGCACTCATCAACAGGATGGAGATGCTCTTAATAGTTATAATTTTCCCATGAAAAAGTTTGAATCCTCACTTAGGAATGGGGATTATGTG GTATTGAGCACTGAACCTGGTGGTATACTAATAGCTACTGGAGTTGTTGTAGATATGAGTTGCTCTCGCATCTCG GTATCTCTTTCCAAACGCTTAAGGCTTCCAGGTAGCAGCCGGACTTCACAGGCACAAGATCTTCATCAGCAGTTGTGGCGAATTCATAAAGATGAATTTATGGGTTCATTTGCAATTAtgag ATTCAACCTCATACAACTATTTCTGCAAAATGAGCAGAGTTCTCATCTGAGGAAGATGATAGTTGATCTGGAG GTGCCTAGGTTTGATAGTGGATGCCAATTTAGTCAAGACCCTGCCATCTCATACATTTGGTCAGAGAAAAACTTGAATGACGATCAGCGCCGAGCCATACTTAAG ATACTTACGGCAAAGGATTATGCGCTGATACTAGGAATGCCAGGGACAGGCAAAACATCCGCTATGGTCTATGCTGTGAAGGCGCTGTTGATGAGAGGTTCATCCATTTTGCTTACCTCCTATACAAACTCAGCTGTTGATAATCTGCTTCTCAAACTGAAGGCTCAG GGTATAGATTTTATTCGCATTGGAAGATATGAGGTTGTACACGAGGAAGTTCGAGAGAATTGCTTATCAA TGATGGACGCTCATGGTCTTGAAGAGATAAAGCAAAGGATAGATCAAAGCAAAGTTGTTGCTGTTACGTGTTTGGGGATAACTAGCCCATTGCTTTCAAACAAGAGATTTGATGTGTGTATCATGGATGAAGCCGGACAAACTACGTTGCCG GTATCATTGGGACCATTGACATTTGCATCAAAATTTGTTCTAGTTGGGGATCATTATCAATTACCACCACTCGTCCAG AGTGCAGAGGCTAGAGAAAATGGAATGGCAGTAAGCCTGTTCTGCAGACTCTCAGAAGCTCATCCCCAAGCAATTTGTGCTTTGCAAAGCCAG TACCGCATGTGTGCAGCCATAATGGCATTATCAAATGCCTTGATATATGGTAACAGATTGCGATGTGGTTCTTCTCAAGtagaaaatgccaaaatcaagTACACAACATTGCCATCTGGACCTGCGTGGATGAAGGAG GCTATGAATCCAGACAGACCTGTCGTCTTTATAAACACAG ATTTGTTGCTTGCATTTGAAACAAATGACCGTAAAGCCGTAAATAACCCAATGGAAGCAAATATCATTGCTGAG ATCGTGCGTAGGTTGTTGAGCAGAGGTATATTGGAGGAAGATATAGGCATCATTACACCCTACAACTCTCAGGTAGATCTTATCCGGCAATCTGTTTCCACATCAGTGGAGATACATACCATTGATAAATACCAG GGAAGGGATAAAGATTGCATTCTGCTATCCTTTGTAAGGTCAAGTGAAAATCCAAGAAACTATGTTTCTTCATTGCTTGGAGACTGGCACAGGATTAACGTGGCTCTTACACGTGCTAAG AAGAAGTTGATAATGGTAGGTTCATGCATTACACTATCAAACGTGCCTCTGCTAAAACTTCTCATAGAAAAGGTGGAAGAGCAAGGTGGCATTTTGACCGTCTCCAAGAAGGATATTGCTCATAAGCCGGAATTGAAGAGATGCTCCAACCTGAGATGA